The Mangifera indica cultivar Alphonso chromosome 19, CATAS_Mindica_2.1, whole genome shotgun sequence nucleotide sequence AAGAGAGTTAGATTCTGTTGCAGtgcatgcaaaaaaaaaaaagaaaagaaggcaTGGTTCTTTTAGGTGAAAAGCACTTTTGACTGGTGCaacaatttctctctttccttctaGAGGCTAATCTCTATTGGttaattaagataattattCCGAGAAACTTTTTCTATAATCTCTGCGTCGAACTTTAATTAGGCCAAATCTGTCTCCATGTCAACAAACCACGCACTAATGAAGAAGATAGTCACAGAAACAGATGGATTTTATCAGCAAAGCACAATTAATTAATGTAGTGAAAGTTGGTCACAAAAATGTAGGTGTTTTTCTACTCAAGAAAAGGAACTCTCTACCCTCAATCACAGAGTCTTGCATTTCAGTGTCCATTCTTAGCAGAGAATGCCGGTTGGGTCCACTTCATGATGACAATTCGCCCATAAAATTAAGCTTCCGGTCTACTCCTTAAATGAAAGGGGATTCCTTAATAAAAATGGGATAGAGACAAGGATGACTAAAGTCCTCACAATTGAAGACggagataaatatattttttacacatatcTGTCCTCTCTCCAATCATCGCTTCTTTTACATATTTCTTAAACTCTTACATATTgaattacttttaaaagttttaaaatataacaaatatattttgtctaatacacaataaatatttcattatttttgtaacGAGAACAGAGAAGAGAAAGtgtaagaaaattttttgaCAAAGATGACGAGGGgaaggataaagaaattttgCTTATAGAAGGGTACAGAGATTATTTACCATCTCTATATCAGGAAGGGGATGGGGACAAGGAAATGTTTTGCCTACAAAGGCGGAAATAAGAATTAAGGTATTTAACCCCTACTTGTCCCGTTGCCATCTCTACCATCTACGTGCAAGAATCTTAATAGAGATTGGGTTTGTTAGATCAATTGTCTTATCTATATATGCAATAACaaacaaacatatattttatcataaggTAATTAAGCACCCAATTAAGTCAAGAATACTTGTATAAAACAGTTCATGAAATGGGCAACGCACTTGTTCAGCTGAGTTCAGGTCACCCAACGCCAATGGAcctaaagaattattttttgaaaaacgGGAGAGCTAGTAGGGCTTCTGGGTATGGATTTGTACaggaaaaatataaagaaataggCCATGCTGGTCATGCcagtattaatttataactatatatattttatggcTGTTAGAGATTCTAGTAGTTATAGACTCAATGGCATGTGCCCCATTAATTGCAAAATCTCATCATCTCAAACGCCACAAGCAGCCGCAGGCAAAGCCTTGTTTAATGTCACTTTATTATATTAACTCTTCTTCCCATTTAACTTTTATACGATATTCCctctttattatatttgctTCACCTACCATTCATTgccttattatttatttactagcCAACTGTTGCTATCTCATTTCCAATACATTGTAGTTGTTTATTGAAATGATGTGAATTGAATAGTCacaaaacagttttttttttttttcaaaactaggAATCTCACCTGAGACAAACCCTTGATTTAATGGTCAAATCGTTATATTGAATTGGAATCaatcacattaaataaaataaaccctagACTTAGTGATCGACTTCACAATTACTGAATCAGataagtcaaaagtttaatcttgatatatcataaaaagatatttgaattcatattcttttatacAAAAAACTTCATTCTTTATCACCCAAACTGCTccttaaaaattctaaaacagATACTGTTGAGAACACTTGATACATACTTTTACATGAAACCATTTGAAATAGGCAGATTTGGGATTTTAGTTTCTTCATCCCAAATAAATGCTTTAGTTAATTTAAAACTGATACGAAGATGGGACCGAGTCCACATGACAAGGCCATGCCGTCGCCGGCGCATTGCTTACATAGAAACTGCAGAAAGAAGATGTCATCTCTCTCTAATCCTATTTTAAGAAATAAACCAAATCTAAGTGATCTCATTTTTCTAATGCCTTCTGATTAGGGAATCCTTTGCCTGTTAAAAAGAGAGACTAAGCAATTTCCCATCCAGTCATTTAATATatccctttaaattttaaagctGCCTCAGCACcccctttttttctatttcattctCACATTTTCCTGGTGTTAATGGCCTAATCAACCCCTATCACCATTATTATCGTGACCTCTTACCTCAACAAGTCAATCCACATTATCAACCTTTCAAGCCACAATCCCTCTTATACCCACCTTCTCTCAATTTTATGTTACATGTCTAATATAAAAGGCGGAGTTATCATCCTCTTTATCTTGATTAGCCACCCTCTTTCTTGCAACCATTATCTCTCGACTTTTTGTTATATGTCAAGTCAATTTTTACCACAATTATAACTATTACTTTTCTCTTGATAAGTCACTTTATACTCTCAATTCATTACGCCccctctttttctctctcaccCACCATCTCGCACTTTTTTGTCAAACATAACTTTGACTAACCTACACCTTCACTATTCATAATAGTGACATCCACTTCCTTGGCCATCCATTGTTGTCGGTTCCCTAACTTGCttacaatttcaattttttcgtTGTCATCTTCATTAAAGTCAACAAATTTTGTGGTGGAATTTATTCTTATGATCGGATTTATTTCGACAGTTTATGGTTGGgatttgttttgataattgaaaAGGAGTGTGGGGTTGTGGATTGTTGAGATAATTGTGGTGAAGACAATGGTtagattctaataaaaaaatagtaactAAAGTTTCTACATTTTGAGTGAGAAAATAAATTTCTACATTAAGTGGCCGAAAATGTGTTTTAAGTTTACACCTTGGTTAGGAAAATATTAATCCtcgttaaaataattaaacgtATTAGTACAAAGTTgaattaatattagttataaaatTGAAACTATCTTAAACAAGATTTGATCATGGTTGCATACACATGACACATGGGTGATGGCATCACAGAATAAATGGTGAGAGGTCTTGgggttaattaaaataaaaaagtggtcAAATTCCAAGCATTAACAAAGGCAACTTGGAAATAAGCAAAATAATGGGATCTCTTCCATATGGGATGTCCAGTTTTGTCATGTGATTTATGGGCATTTtcctttataataatttataatttttaagctTCATATTCATCCTAATGTCAAGAAGGTTGTAtgggttttttattattataataaaaaatttaaatttattttagattcatttaatgagttaaaattttatcagaATTTATTAacgaaattataaaaaattctttcgacaaaaaaaattaaaactttggGTTTAAATTAACATCTatatttcttgctttttttttttggatttttcaccCCCatcttgtattaaaaatttttttttattagttgatGAAGAATAAATTggtattaattgattaaaaaaattgaaaatattaattgaaaacttAGATAATGATATGCATCTGTCACTTCAAAaccttaaattttaatttttattcagacaaaaaatcaaattaaaactttgaaatatcttgttgtattaattattaatattttggatTGAACATTTCTCTGGTCTCTACAATATTTATTCGGTATGGTCCATTAATAATGAGATTTCGGGTATCATGAACATTGGTCAGAGATGGGTCGTTTACCTTACCAAACGGTAGGACCCGAATTAGAATCCGTCACTAGAATTGTCATTGGGCTCCACTAATTATTTCActtaataagaatttttttttttttctaaattaatatataaaaatggttGGTCATCTGAAGTCTGAATCACTGTCGTGTTTTTTGCCACGTGGATGATGACATGGTATCCCACATGGCCCGATGGGCTCCACACCCAGAAAGCTAATACGCCGTAATTAAGACGTAACTAGATgggttttataaattataatttgttttaggATCCAATTTAATTTGTTAGGAAAGAAAGCACTTCAAAAAGAGAGTCAACAATTTAAGCATGGCAAGATTAAGCaaaattggtaaaaaaattcataatctggatcataaaataaataataaatctatattaatataattttaagtatctaattaaatatttaaatgatgagTTACCTAAAcattaaaaagttttagatACTAATTTTTGAGTAACTTATAAGACTAAATTTGAATCGGGTTTATTCAAGTTTAGACTCAATTCgaacaaattttgatttgagagttaaatatttttgagttcaaattttaagaatattcGATTTGATAAACtcataaatttgtaaaattttatcatagattaactaaaataacatcgtttcaattaatacacatcaaaataaaaccgttttagttattttttcctCAATTAAAGtatcaacaaaatcaatattctGTTTCTTGGGTTAGCAAAACTAAATGTTACAATTATTCTATTTAAGAggtcaataaaattaataaaatattatttttttttttaaatttagattcgAATCTCTACCACactaataaaatcttttaattaattatttatcttatgaaaaaaaaaacaattattctaTTTCTATACTCATAATCTCGTCAGGTAGGTCttaatttgtaaaagaaaacCTACCCacctttcaaattttagttgaaaatcCATTACTCcatgaattttgtttgagtGTTGTCCCCGGAAACATAAGCATAGGACCTTATTGGTTAAACATTCACAGAGCCTAACTTTGTAGCCCTGCCGAAAAAACGAGTTTTTTTTACCTTAAGAGTTTTCCACACGtaagtttaaactaaatcataaaaaaagatACAACTTTAGACTATTAAGTTATGCCTAACctaactctaattaaaaaatgattaggTTAAGACTGAGTCATACTTTATCATAGGGAGGAGTTGACAATCGATGAAACCCAGTTCAACAGTTGAGTTTCCCTATGACTGATAAACGTCAGCAGATAGCTAGGCAAACGGCGTTGGAGCTTAAAAAATGGCCCCACGTCTCTGTCGGAATTATTGACTGTTGATGACATGCATGTGAATATTCATATTCACATTCACATTCACAATTTCCACAGAGCAAAGCCTACACTTCCCTGTCAACTCACTCTGTAGCTCTCTTTTTTCGGGAAGGTACCAAATTTATTACTTTGGGAGTATAAACCCATTTGAGTATGATAATCtgtttgaaataattattattaaaaataagaaataattttaggttaaaaacACTATAGATGCCCatagaaagaaatgaaataaaggGGGAGGCAAGGTGAGATGGTGGGCATATGAAAACAAACAGAGGGAAGCGTGGCAGGTgaagatatattatatgtagTGAAATTGATGAAATGGGAAGTCCATGGTGTAAAAGGAGGAGTCAGAGAAGACCGGGATAATAAGATGGAAACCACAAATGGTAGGACAAAAATACACAAGAAGCGAAAGGAGCCCCTATGTAATGCCTGGAAAATGTTCTCTGGTCTCTGGTCTCTGGTCTCCGAACGACTGATACTCTTGGATGGAAACAAGGCAAGACGTGGGTGTCTGAGCCCATTCTTTGCCATTTGTGATTCTGTGTCTTAAATTGCAATTAAAGTTTTCACTTTCTACAGTGATACGGTAATTAATACCCAAGATATGCAAAGCTGTAACCTGACATCAaggttttttaataatttcgataatatgtattttttttctacGTACAACTTTATAGCCTGCATCCTAGGTTCCTTCCTACCCGTTGATTTTACTGGTGCATGGAAACTTGAGATGTACTAACTACCTTTGTATAATATTAATCCTCTAGAGACCCGCACCAACACAACCCCCTGGTCCCACATTAGATAccatttttgaaaagatacCAGTCATAATCGATGGCTATTATAAAGCTGAAACACGGGAAGCTTTGTAGTTGCGTTGTATAGGATAATTTCTGTTTAGTATCttacaaatatgaatatgaCTGATGCATGAATAACAGAGAAGTCCAACAAAGCAGTCTCAGAATCCAGTTGCAACGTATAGCGTGAAGAACACGTTCCATGTGCCGTTTAATGACACCTAGTTTTGGCGCGTGAAGAGAGATTTCACATCACAAAGAACATGGAGCATATATGGGATGGCGATCATTGCAATGGATGAGTTCATTGGTCGGTGGCCACAACGTGCTCGTGTTGTATGGCACAGAGATCCCCGGCCGTTGACCGGTAATGTAAAAAATCATACACGTGCCGGTAACTCggttgaaaatttgaaattactttttcaacaaatataaatataagggaGGCCTTCACCCTCTATAAAATCACACCAGCAGAGGGAGTAGGTCAAAAAGGCTTCtggtttttaatttgaaaaaaaaaaagagatgagaGCAATAGAAGAGAAGGGCATGACCCTGCAGTTTTCCTTCTATCTTAATAATCACATCACTTTGTCTCTTTGCTTTCTTTCATCTGATCCCATGCTAGTATAGCTCAAGTCGATCTCACCATTTTGTCTTCCGTAGAGTCTTAGATTGATCAAAAACAAAACTTCTGTCGTTCATATCATCTCTACCAAAAGATAGAATAAATTAGGTCTAGGTGGTATTTAGATATATACATTGAGAAAAGAAAGTAAAGAGggttttttgttattatcttCTGGTTTTTGAAGATGGGCACTGGTTGGAGAAGAGCTTTCTGCACGACGATCCCTCGAGACTCAGAAGTCACCACTGTTTCAGATAAGCAACAACAAGTTCCTAGTACTAGTCCAAGCCCCAGAAGTTGTACAAAGCTAGGGTTTTTTACGGGTAGTAGCAACCCTTCTACTCCTCGTTTGCAGTCTCAGCCAGTCTCAAGCCCCAGCTTGCGTTGCCGGACTACAACTCTTGAAGCGCCTTCGACAAATGAGAGCCCCAGACTCCAATGCAAAACCACGCCTAAATCAACCAAGAGTCCCAAAACATCACAGGTTTCTAATCCATCCTCTCCTCGATCGCCTCTCAAGTTATCTCTCTTCAAGAACAGCTTCAAGTTCAGAGTGAGTAAATTTAACAACAAAAGGATTGACAATTTATTTAGTTGTGCTATTTAGTGGTTCGTAGATCGTCTAGTGAGTAATAATAACGAAGTTTGACTTTCTCTGTTTTTTGTTTACAGAGTAGCTGCGGAATCTGTTTGAACGGCGTGAAGACAGGGCAGGGCACAGCCATCTACACAGCAGAATGCTCACACGCTTTTCACTTCCCTTGCATAGCCTCCCACGTGCGAAAGCACGGCAGCCTCGTCTGCCCTGTCTGCAACACCACCTGGAAAGACGTTCCTTTACTCTCCGTCCACAAAAATCTCGGCGCTGCAGAAAATCCCCACCATAACCACACCGACTCACACGATAACGTCATCAAAACTAAgatagaagaaaagaagatgatTGAATCGTCTCCTGGACTTGTTAAAACCTTCAAACAAGAACCAAAACCAGATTCAAGATCCTACGAAGACGACGAGCCGTTGCTATCTCCCACAGCTGGTGGCGGTCGCTTCATTCCGATTCCGGAGGCAGATGAGGATGTCCAAGAGGAGGAAGACGATGTTGAAGAATTTCAAGGCTTTTTCGTTAATTCGAACTCTTCTTCGTCGCTCAAATCGGACCAATTTCACATTTACGGCAGAGATTCGAGACACGTTCAGATTAGACTGTTACCAGAATCTGCTGTTATCTCTGTTGGTAGAAATTATGAGACGTATGCAGTGGCATTAAGAGTGAAAGCACCACTTCCGTCACCAGTCATTAAAAGCAACAACACGGCGTCCCATCGTGCGCCTATCGATTTGGTGACTGTTCTTGATGTTAGTGGTAGCATGAGTGGAGCCAAGCTGCAAATGTTAAAACGCGCCATGCGTTTGGTTATTTCTTCTCTCGGCTCGGCTGATCGGCTTTCTATTGTTGCTTTTTCTGCAAGTCCTAAGAGGTTGTTGCCTCTGAGAAGAATGACGGCTCAGGGTCAGCGCGCTGCGCGGCGCATTGTTGACCGCCTCGTGTGTGGTCAAGGGAACAGCGTTGGTGATGCTTTAAGGAAAGCTACTAAGGTGCTTGAAGATAGGAGAGAAAGAAATCCAGTTGCAAGTGTCATGTTACTATCCGACGGTCAGGATGAGAGAGTCCAAGTTAATGGTGCAAATCAACGGCGAGGAAGCCACGCGTCCTCCACACGCTTCGCTCATATTGAGATCCCAGTTCATTCGTTTGGATTTGGTCAAAGCGGCGGCTACAGCCAGGAGCCAGCCGCGGATGCTTTTGCTAAATGCGTTGGCGGGTTATTAAGCGTTGTTGTACAAGATTTAAGAATACAGCTCAATTTCGCCTCTGGCTCAGCGCCAGCTGAGATTGCAGCTGTATATTCATTCAATGGAAAGCCCACTATCCTCAGCTCAGGCTCAGTACGACTCGGCGATTTATACGCTGAAGAAGAAAGGGAGTTACTGGTGGAGTTGAGAGTCCCTACACCGGCGGCTGGATCCCGCCACGTGATGTCGGTGAAATGTCTTTACAAAGACCCCGCCACTCAGGAAGTCGTATACGGCGCCGATCAAGCCCTTTTGGTACCCTGCCCGCACGCTGCTCGATCATCCGCACCGAAAATCGAACGGCTAAGAAATCTATTTATCAGTACACGAGCCATAGCCGAGTCACGAAGATTAATCGAGCACGACGATTTTACCAGCGCACATCATTTGCTGGCGTCCGCTCGAGCTCTTTTAATTCACTCCAGCGCAGAATCGGCTGACGATTTTGTGAAAGGCTTGGAAGCGGAATTAGCAGAATTGCATTGGAGGAGACAGTATATGTTAGAGCAGCATCAGCATCAGCAACAGCAACAGCAAATGATGATGCAACGGCGGAGAGGAAGCGAGAGGGAAGTGATGGTCGTGACAGACGAGAAAGGAGAGCCACTGACACCGACTTCGGCTTGGAGAGCCGCTGAGAAGCTGGCTAAGGTGGCTATGATGAAGAAGTCGATGAATCGAGTCAGCGATTTGCACGGCTTCGAGAACGCCAGattctaataatcaaatcataatttgatgaaatttataatattgGACATGTCGCAGAAATACAACAGTAGGGACAAGTTGGTAAGGAGGGCAACAGTAGGCCCACACTTGCTTGATTGGGTAGTTGTATTAAGCTTGTGTTCTGTCTTGTGGTTTTGAAATTTCTGAACTCCATTTCTTAAAATTGTAGTCAAATTAAAAGAGCTGTAAATGCTAGTGTAATGGagctttttctttcaattagATCTATGGTTTCATGTTAAATGGGCCAGTAAAAAATAGGACAAAATGATTGGGGTTACTATGATTCAATAATTGGACATTTCATATTGCCTTTGATGTTAATATTATGTCCAAAGTAAGGATTACAACGGGACGggtaaaaattgaatattttaatctttgtaaaggaaactttttcttctttttgcctTGTTcctaatatataaatgatagagaattctcatcttttttttattgaaaaaatttctCTCCTCTTTTCCTCCTTATTTTCGTGGGAAAAATTTCTCACActtttttgtttccattttttattataataattatgaaaaatatttattaaatgttaaaatatatttataataatttaaaaattttaagaatagtttaatatataagagtttaaagaatatataaaggACGGAACAAactaaaaatggtaaaaaaatgaTGGGTTGacgatatatttatttttttttcattctatctTCAATTATGGGAGATTTTAGTCATCTTATTCTCACTCCTATCTTTGCCAGGGGATTTTCTTCTCAATCAAGCTGAAAGGGGCCAAAGACCCCGTTTTTCTTACTGAAAACTTATTTTATACAAgtgtcatttatttattttcttatgatATGGAAGGTGGAATCAATCACCATCTGGTGTGATAGTGATGGGTTATTTGTATTGGCCCTGTAAGGGATACGAGGCATTATTTGAGCAAATTCTATGTTAAGGGTAAAACACATAGGGCTCTCCACTGCCCTTGCATAGAATTAGATTGTATAATTAAAGCCAGTTGATTGTCTGGTGCATGTCCATCTATGTCCCTCGGTGTGGTCCATAAAGAGCAGTGATCAGTCAGAGTCGATTGAAGGGCCAATGCATAAAAAATGTGAGGACTTAGTGGACCACCCAAGGCCAATTCCCATCAAGAAATGACAACACAAGCACACAACGTGATTTTCTCATGTGGGGAGTCGCATATTCCTCGTTTGCATCACTTAAACAACACGTTTGCTCAAGTTATTGCATAGTGTATGATATGATCATCTTAATAAGCTTTATGATTTTGTCAAAACTTACATGCAGAGAACATAGGCGGGTTTCCccgattattaaaaaaaaaaataacaaataatatattattatatggttgaataattttgaatttaaaatataataattattcaaatagaTAATGActcattatctatatatttattttatctactcaaaatatgtacatataacattactcttttaaattaaagataaaataatatttaatcatataatataatattatttatgtatctatttatatatttacctaaaaaaaatatctttgttCTCGGTTTGAGGTAATTATAGCAGTCCTACGAGGTTCATGTAGTTTAGATTCCTACAATATGGGGGGATCCCATGCTACAAAGCTTAGACTCTTAGTAGCAACGATGAATTAGTTTAATTGTTTGACCATTAAAAGAGGGCTCTTTGTCAAGTCCAGCCCAAAGAGCAAGAACGAGATTGTTTGGCATCTAACTTATAAAGGCTTCTCTCCTCAGCGTAAGAGAACATggtaagaaaatttttttggaGGCTTTCAAAATATCTCGTCTTTGGCAAATTTAATTACACTTGGGGTAATTTTAAGGCAATTCTAGTCGTccatctaaatatatatatagatttggACAGCTGGATCTACTTGTAAACTTtagttgatattatttataattttatatgtgatGCTCTTATAAGTTGAAAGCAATACAATCGGGTCTTCTCTCACAACCTATGTTATTCTTGTGAtcttgagttttatttttatttatttatttatttttttataggttcattcaaattttgtttttgatctTGTGTTTATGCATTAGAGATTCAACCTACtactcattttattattaatattttggatACAATTTAATAGTGTAACaacattgaatataaaatttgtcatCTCAGAACCTTcgtataattttgaatttatacgAAAAGAGGTAGAGTTgaatatgtaattagataattgaatACAATTAACTCTAGTATAATGAATCTAGAAAGttgatctaattttatttttataaaaagtgGATGATTGTATGTTCACAAAATGATAGGTTATGATTGCTTTCCAAATAATAGCAAAAGATAAAGATGGAATGTGATCTCTTGATTGTAGGGGTAGATTTGACACATTAAGGAGATCATGAGAGTAGTCAAATTTGTTAAGTGCCACT carries:
- the LOC123203497 gene encoding E3 ubiquitin-protein ligase WAV3-like, which encodes MGTGWRRAFCTTIPRDSEVTTVSDKQQQVPSTSPSPRSCTKLGFFTGSSNPSTPRLQSQPVSSPSLRCRTTTLEAPSTNESPRLQCKTTPKSTKSPKTSQVSNPSSPRSPLKLSLFKNSFKFRSSCGICLNGVKTGQGTAIYTAECSHAFHFPCIASHVRKHGSLVCPVCNTTWKDVPLLSVHKNLGAAENPHHNHTDSHDNVIKTKIEEKKMIESSPGLVKTFKQEPKPDSRSYEDDEPLLSPTAGGGRFIPIPEADEDVQEEEDDVEEFQGFFVNSNSSSSLKSDQFHIYGRDSRHVQIRLLPESAVISVGRNYETYAVALRVKAPLPSPVIKSNNTASHRAPIDLVTVLDVSGSMSGAKLQMLKRAMRLVISSLGSADRLSIVAFSASPKRLLPLRRMTAQGQRAARRIVDRLVCGQGNSVGDALRKATKVLEDRRERNPVASVMLLSDGQDERVQVNGANQRRGSHASSTRFAHIEIPVHSFGFGQSGGYSQEPAADAFAKCVGGLLSVVVQDLRIQLNFASGSAPAEIAAVYSFNGKPTILSSGSVRLGDLYAEEERELLVELRVPTPAAGSRHVMSVKCLYKDPATQEVVYGADQALLVPCPHAARSSAPKIERLRNLFISTRAIAESRRLIEHDDFTSAHHLLASARALLIHSSAESADDFVKGLEAELAELHWRRQYMLEQHQHQQQQQQMMMQRRRGSEREVMVVTDEKGEPLTPTSAWRAAEKLAKVAMMKKSMNRVSDLHGFENARF